A portion of the Papaver somniferum cultivar HN1 unplaced genomic scaffold, ASM357369v1 unplaced-scaffold_47, whole genome shotgun sequence genome contains these proteins:
- the LOC113342780 gene encoding uncharacterized protein LOC113342780 isoform X3, with protein MFRLVTVDDPDVSNDDNQTEENSSNENPETSDMSESDEVVKYELGIDGNQSELPSSSSYEMPNWIRQMLDSAAEFDPSSVDAFEQMQMLHNLSQATDELEFDGTQWSPSEEQTRILEMLYNGGISGVRSPTVQEIEQITSQLINYGKVEVTDVYLWFQARKDPGRQKQTLRLLSPTGMEGLEITEPPTSPEISNRGGKGKAVPVEERSGLEEVVDMSSKMFGQKEGSDNSRVTYDSTGKLLPINSEKQWELIPLVEENIDVRANIIFLDRDFLEEPDPHIPSQRDPSLPTVSSSTSSNREEESRPEGQNNIKTADAKHHPVHITMS; from the exons ATGTTCCGTCTAGTTACTGTTGATGACCCTGACG TGTCGAACGATGATAATCAAACTGAGGAAAATTCCAGTAATGAGAAC CCGGAAACGTCTGATATGTCAGAATCAGATGAAGTGGTGAAATATGAGTTGGGGATCGACGGAAACCAGAGCGAACTCCCTTCCTCGTCGTCTTACGAAATGCCAAATTGGATACGACAGATGCTCGATTCGGCAGCTGAGTTCGATCCCTCCAGCGTTGACGCGTTTGAACAGATGCAAATGTTACATAATCTTTCTCAAGCGACCGATGAGCTAGAG TTTGATGGCACCCAGTGGAGTCCTtcagaagagcaaacaagaatcCTAGAAATGCTTTATAACGGTGGAATCAGCGGAGTGCGTTCCCCCACCGTGCAAGAAATCGAACAGATAACTAGTCAGCTCATTAATTATGGGAAGGTCGAAGTTACAGATGTATACCTGTGGTTTCAAGCGCGTAAGGACCCAGGAAGACAGAAGCAGACATTAAGGCTCCTCAGCCCAACTGGTATGGAAGGATTAGAG ATTACAGAACCTCCCACATCACCAGAAATAAGTAACCGGGGAGGTAAAGGAAAAGCAGTTCCAGTTGAAGAAAGAAGTGGATTAGAGGAAGTGGTTGATATGTCATCGAAAATGTTTGGACAGAAAGAAGGAAGTGACAACTCCAGGGTAACG TATGATAGCACTGGCAAATTGTTGCCAATCAACTCTGAAAAACAATGGGAGCTAATTCCATTAGTCGAGGAAAACATTGATGTCAGAGCCAACATTATTTTTCTGGACAGAGATTTTCTGGAAGAGCCTGATCCTCACATTCCGAGTCAGCGAGATCCTAGTTTACCAACCGTGTCTTCTTCTACAAGTTCGAATCGTGAGGAAGAGTCTCGACCTGAAGGTCAGAACAACATTAAAACTGCCGATGCTAAG CATCATCCAGTTCATATCACCATGAGTTGA
- the LOC113342780 gene encoding uncharacterized protein LOC113342780 isoform X4 produces the protein MFRLVTVDDPDVSNDDNQTEENSSNENPETSDMSESDEVVKYELGIDGNQSELPSSSSYEMPNWIRQMLDSAAEFDPSSVDAFEQMQMLHNLSQATDELEFDGTQWSPSEEQTRILEMLYNGGISGVRSPTVQEIEQITSQLINYGKVEVTDVYLWFQARKDPGRQKQTLRLLSPTGMEGLEITEPPTSPEISNRGGKGKAVPVEERSGLEEVVDMSSKMFGQKEGSDNSRYDSTGKLLPINSEKQWELIPLVEENIDVRANIIFLDRDFLEEPDPHIPSQRDPSLPTVSSSTSSNREEESRPEGQNNIKTADAKHHPVHITMS, from the exons ATGTTCCGTCTAGTTACTGTTGATGACCCTGACG TGTCGAACGATGATAATCAAACTGAGGAAAATTCCAGTAATGAGAAC CCGGAAACGTCTGATATGTCAGAATCAGATGAAGTGGTGAAATATGAGTTGGGGATCGACGGAAACCAGAGCGAACTCCCTTCCTCGTCGTCTTACGAAATGCCAAATTGGATACGACAGATGCTCGATTCGGCAGCTGAGTTCGATCCCTCCAGCGTTGACGCGTTTGAACAGATGCAAATGTTACATAATCTTTCTCAAGCGACCGATGAGCTAGAG TTTGATGGCACCCAGTGGAGTCCTtcagaagagcaaacaagaatcCTAGAAATGCTTTATAACGGTGGAATCAGCGGAGTGCGTTCCCCCACCGTGCAAGAAATCGAACAGATAACTAGTCAGCTCATTAATTATGGGAAGGTCGAAGTTACAGATGTATACCTGTGGTTTCAAGCGCGTAAGGACCCAGGAAGACAGAAGCAGACATTAAGGCTCCTCAGCCCAACTGGTATGGAAGGATTAGAG ATTACAGAACCTCCCACATCACCAGAAATAAGTAACCGGGGAGGTAAAGGAAAAGCAGTTCCAGTTGAAGAAAGAAGTGGATTAGAGGAAGTGGTTGATATGTCATCGAAAATGTTTGGACAGAAAGAAGGAAGTGACAACTCCAGG TATGATAGCACTGGCAAATTGTTGCCAATCAACTCTGAAAAACAATGGGAGCTAATTCCATTAGTCGAGGAAAACATTGATGTCAGAGCCAACATTATTTTTCTGGACAGAGATTTTCTGGAAGAGCCTGATCCTCACATTCCGAGTCAGCGAGATCCTAGTTTACCAACCGTGTCTTCTTCTACAAGTTCGAATCGTGAGGAAGAGTCTCGACCTGAAGGTCAGAACAACATTAAAACTGCCGATGCTAAG CATCATCCAGTTCATATCACCATGAGTTGA
- the LOC113342780 gene encoding uncharacterized protein LOC113342780 isoform X1, giving the protein MFRLVTVDDPDVSNDDNQTEENSSNENPETSDMSESDEVVKYELGIDGNQSELPSSSSYEMPNWIRQMLDSAAEFDPSSVDAFEQMQMLHNLSQATDELEFDGTQWSPSEEQTRILEMLYNGGISGVRSPTVQEIEQITSQLINYGKVEVTDVYLWFQARKDPGRQKQTLRLLSPTGMEGLEITEPPTSPEISNRGGKGKAVPVEERSGLEEVVDMSSKMFGQKEGSDNSRVTYDSTGKLLPINSEKQWELIPLVEENIDVRANIIFLDRDFLEEPDPHIPSQRDPSLPTVSSSTSSNREEESRPEGQNNIKTADAKKRRWFNLFPWWQKK; this is encoded by the exons ATGTTCCGTCTAGTTACTGTTGATGACCCTGACG TGTCGAACGATGATAATCAAACTGAGGAAAATTCCAGTAATGAGAAC CCGGAAACGTCTGATATGTCAGAATCAGATGAAGTGGTGAAATATGAGTTGGGGATCGACGGAAACCAGAGCGAACTCCCTTCCTCGTCGTCTTACGAAATGCCAAATTGGATACGACAGATGCTCGATTCGGCAGCTGAGTTCGATCCCTCCAGCGTTGACGCGTTTGAACAGATGCAAATGTTACATAATCTTTCTCAAGCGACCGATGAGCTAGAG TTTGATGGCACCCAGTGGAGTCCTtcagaagagcaaacaagaatcCTAGAAATGCTTTATAACGGTGGAATCAGCGGAGTGCGTTCCCCCACCGTGCAAGAAATCGAACAGATAACTAGTCAGCTCATTAATTATGGGAAGGTCGAAGTTACAGATGTATACCTGTGGTTTCAAGCGCGTAAGGACCCAGGAAGACAGAAGCAGACATTAAGGCTCCTCAGCCCAACTGGTATGGAAGGATTAGAG ATTACAGAACCTCCCACATCACCAGAAATAAGTAACCGGGGAGGTAAAGGAAAAGCAGTTCCAGTTGAAGAAAGAAGTGGATTAGAGGAAGTGGTTGATATGTCATCGAAAATGTTTGGACAGAAAGAAGGAAGTGACAACTCCAGGGTAACG TATGATAGCACTGGCAAATTGTTGCCAATCAACTCTGAAAAACAATGGGAGCTAATTCCATTAGTCGAGGAAAACATTGATGTCAGAGCCAACATTATTTTTCTGGACAGAGATTTTCTGGAAGAGCCTGATCCTCACATTCCGAGTCAGCGAGATCCTAGTTTACCAACCGTGTCTTCTTCTACAAGTTCGAATCGTGAGGAAGAGTCTCGACCTGAAGGTCAGAACAACATTAAAACTGCCGATGCTAAG AAGCGCAGATGGTTTAACTTGTTCCCATGGTGGCAGAAAAAATGA
- the LOC113342780 gene encoding uncharacterized protein LOC113342780 isoform X2, whose amino-acid sequence MFRLVTVDDPDVSNDDNQTEENSSNENPETSDMSESDEVVKYELGIDGNQSELPSSSSYEMPNWIRQMLDSAAEFDPSSVDAFEQMQMLHNLSQATDELEFDGTQWSPSEEQTRILEMLYNGGISGVRSPTVQEIEQITSQLINYGKVEVTDVYLWFQARKDPGRQKQTLRLLSPTGMEGLEITEPPTSPEISNRGGKGKAVPVEERSGLEEVVDMSSKMFGQKEGSDNSRYDSTGKLLPINSEKQWELIPLVEENIDVRANIIFLDRDFLEEPDPHIPSQRDPSLPTVSSSTSSNREEESRPEGQNNIKTADAKKRRWFNLFPWWQKK is encoded by the exons ATGTTCCGTCTAGTTACTGTTGATGACCCTGACG TGTCGAACGATGATAATCAAACTGAGGAAAATTCCAGTAATGAGAAC CCGGAAACGTCTGATATGTCAGAATCAGATGAAGTGGTGAAATATGAGTTGGGGATCGACGGAAACCAGAGCGAACTCCCTTCCTCGTCGTCTTACGAAATGCCAAATTGGATACGACAGATGCTCGATTCGGCAGCTGAGTTCGATCCCTCCAGCGTTGACGCGTTTGAACAGATGCAAATGTTACATAATCTTTCTCAAGCGACCGATGAGCTAGAG TTTGATGGCACCCAGTGGAGTCCTtcagaagagcaaacaagaatcCTAGAAATGCTTTATAACGGTGGAATCAGCGGAGTGCGTTCCCCCACCGTGCAAGAAATCGAACAGATAACTAGTCAGCTCATTAATTATGGGAAGGTCGAAGTTACAGATGTATACCTGTGGTTTCAAGCGCGTAAGGACCCAGGAAGACAGAAGCAGACATTAAGGCTCCTCAGCCCAACTGGTATGGAAGGATTAGAG ATTACAGAACCTCCCACATCACCAGAAATAAGTAACCGGGGAGGTAAAGGAAAAGCAGTTCCAGTTGAAGAAAGAAGTGGATTAGAGGAAGTGGTTGATATGTCATCGAAAATGTTTGGACAGAAAGAAGGAAGTGACAACTCCAGG TATGATAGCACTGGCAAATTGTTGCCAATCAACTCTGAAAAACAATGGGAGCTAATTCCATTAGTCGAGGAAAACATTGATGTCAGAGCCAACATTATTTTTCTGGACAGAGATTTTCTGGAAGAGCCTGATCCTCACATTCCGAGTCAGCGAGATCCTAGTTTACCAACCGTGTCTTCTTCTACAAGTTCGAATCGTGAGGAAGAGTCTCGACCTGAAGGTCAGAACAACATTAAAACTGCCGATGCTAAG AAGCGCAGATGGTTTAACTTGTTCCCATGGTGGCAGAAAAAATGA